The Haloterrigena turkmenica DSM 5511 genome includes the window TCGTACTCGTCGGCCTTCTGCTCGAGTTCGTCGCCACCTGCAGCCTCCTCTTCCATCTCGGCGAGTTCGGGCTGGCGGAACAGCGCGTCCTCGTCGATGTTCATCACGGCGTCGGCCGCGATGACCTCGTCGTCGCTGGTGACCATCAGCGGGTTGATCTCGGCGTCGGAGCCGTCGCGGTCGTCCCAGAGCTGGTAGAGCGTAGTGAGGACGCTCGAGACGTCACGTGCGATTGATTGATCGACGCCCGCGTCGTAGACCGCCTTGCGGGCCTGATACGGGTGCATTCCGAATGCGGGATCGATGTGCTCGCGCGCGATGGCGTCGGGGTCCTCCTCGGCGACCTCCTCGATGTTGACGCCGCCTTTCGTCGAGACCATCGCGACGGGCTTGCCCTCGCCGCGGTCCATCGTGATCCCCACGTAGAGTTCGTTAGTGAAATCGACCGCTTCCTCGACGAGGACGCGATCGACGTGGTAGCCCTTGAGATCCATCCCCAGAATCTCGTCGGCCGCCTCGCGCGCTTCGTCCTCGTCCTCGACGAGTTTGATTCCGCCGGCCTTGCCGCGGCCGCCGACTTGTACCTGCGCCTTGATCGCGACTGGATACCCGATCTCCTCGGCCGCGGCGACCGCGCCGTCGACGTCGGAGGCGAGTTCTGATGCCGGCGTCGGGATGCCGGCGTCGGCGAAGACCTGCTTCGCCTGGTACTCGTGCAATTTCATAGCCATTCGAACGGCCGTTCCGACCTTGCTTAAATCCTGTTAGTTTCCACTCGCGACGGAAAATCGATCGATGACCGGAAACTCCATCGCGTTCGTCCGAGTCGAACGTCTTTCCAGCCGACTCCTTTGTGGAGATTTTCAACTAGGGGCGGTAAACAGCTTTCCACTCGTCCGAACTCATCGGCACTTTCCTCCCCCGAGTACCCGATTTTGTAATTCGATCAATCGTCGGCGAACGTGGACTCGTCGGGCGGGGAAGCGCTGTGATTCCGGCCGTCTCCGTTCGAATCCGCCTCCGGCGTCTCCAGGCGCGCGACGTCGACGATCAACACGTTGTCGGTCGGCTGGATGGCGTCGATCACGCCCGCCAACAGCAGCTCCGTTCCGGGGGAGATCCCGACCGCGATCGTGTCGCCCTCGTCGAACTCCTGGACGGACTGCTGGAAACGGAGGTGTGCCCGACACAGGTCAGGGTGGTGGACGTTCGTAAAGCGAACCTCGTCGACGACCGCGTCGGCACGGTCGAAATCGCGGGCCAGCACGCTCGGTTCGGGATCCTCGTCCGGTCGTCGGCCGAGCACCGAGTACGCGATATCGGTCGGCCGGTATCCACCCTTCGGTCCCCGAACCCCTTCGACCAGATTCAGCTCTCGGAGGTGGCCCATCTGCCGGCGGACGCTCTCGGTCTCGAGCCCGAGTTCCGCCGCGATAGTTTTCGCCCGCACGGGAGACTCGATCGACTGATACTCGTTGACCAGCGCAGTCACCGTCCGTCGCTGCGCCGTCGTCAACGTAATCTCTGCCATACCGGAAGTAGTCAACGCCGCTACTTATCCGTGCGGGTGCGCGGAGACACCGAGTGAACCGGTCCCTCGAGACGCGGTATCACCTCACGGAAACACCCCCTCGAGTCGAGGCGATCGGCCCGTTTCGGGGCCGTTCGGTCCGTGCCAACACAGCATTCAAGCGTCTTCCATCCCACGTTTTCCCACGGTCGTGGCCGAACCCGTGAGCAATTCGATCGCATCGCGCCGAACTCGACGCTGGCTGTCGTCGCTCCAGTCGGCCCTCCGCCTGTTCGTCCACAGTAACCTCTTCATTTCGCTGTCGACGACCAGCGTCGTCGTCACGACGCTCGTCCTCGCGGAGTTACCTCTCGAGGCGCTCCCGCTCTTTATCGTCTTCGCGACCACGCTGTTCGTCTACACCGTCAACCGATTCACCGACCTCGAGGAGGACGAGCGAAACGTCCCGGACCGCGCCTCGTTTACGAAACGGTACGGTCGACTGCTGCTCACCGCGGGCGTTGGCCTGTACGTCGTCGCCATCGCCGTCGCCGTTGCCCTCGGACTCCCTGGAGCGATCTATCTCTTTCTCCCGCCAATCGTCATTCTGCTCTACTCGGTCGGCGGGATCAAGCGGGTCTTCCTCGTGAAGAACCTGTTCGTCGGGTTCGCCTGGGGCGGTATCCCGCTGGGCGTCGGCTACTACTACTACGACCGCCTCTGGACGCTCGAAATCCTCGCGTTCGCGGTGTATCTGACGGCGATGATAACCGTCGCGGCCGCCGTCTTCGACATCAAGGACATCGAGGGCGACCGCCAGGAGGGGATCGCGACCGTTCCGAATCGGTTCGGGACGGCCGCGACCCGTCGCTACTCCCAGGCCGCGAACCTCGCGATCGCCGCGGCCGTCGTCGCGCTCGTCGCCGGGAGCGACCTCCCCCTCGAGTTCCTCTCCCTGCTCGCGATGAACGGCTACGTCGCCTGTTACATCCCCTTCGCGACGCCCGATCGCGGGCCGCTGTACTACGGGTTCGTCGTCGACGGTGAGCACGTCTTCCTGGCGGCCGTCGTGGTCGGACTCGAGTGGCTGGTCTGGTGAGCAGTGGCGGGCCGCAATGTGGACCCGTGCCTTCTGATTTATGGGCTTCTACGGTATATGATAACACTTGGACCATGTCCGACCAAGTTCACGAGCAAGAGCTCGAGGACTTCCTCATCCTCCGCGATCTGGACGAGACGATCACCGAGACGGAACTGGAGGCGGCCGGCGAGCAATCCGGGGAGGCGCTGGCGACCCTCCGAGACGAGGGCGTCGACATTCGGTGGGTCGAATCCGAGGTGCTGACCACCGAGGACGGCGACGTCACCGGGACGTTCTGTCACTACCGGGCGGAGAGCGAGGCTGCCATCCGCGAACACGCCGACCGCGCCGGACTGCCGGCGACGCGCATCGATCGGCGTGGAGAGCCCCTCGAGGGCGAATAGCCCGCACCGATCGCGGACGAACCGTCGGTGACGCGTCCGCACCAATCGTCGTCTTCGTTGTCCGGCGCGGGTCGTGAAACGCGCGTTCGGACGAGCAAGACACTTACCATCGTTGGGAAAAGCCGTTGTATGGGAACAACCCATCACCGGCGTATCTCGTCGCGACGATTGTCGCGGCAGTCCTGGGGGTCGTTGGAGTGTGGCTCCCGCGGGTTCGGAAGCGTCCGGCCGGCTACAGGGACGGACGGCCGATCTACACCGCAGAATACGTGTCGGGCATGGAGACCGGCCTTCACGGCATCGACCCGTTCGTCGTTTTGCTCGTCGTAGCCGTCGTCGGCGTCGCCGTAC containing:
- a CDS encoding UbiA family prenyltransferase, with the translated sequence MAEPVSNSIASRRTRRWLSSLQSALRLFVHSNLFISLSTTSVVVTTLVLAELPLEALPLFIVFATTLFVYTVNRFTDLEEDERNVPDRASFTKRYGRLLLTAGVGLYVVAIAVAVALGLPGAIYLFLPPIVILLYSVGGIKRVFLVKNLFVGFAWGGIPLGVGYYYYDRLWTLEILAFAVYLTAMITVAAAVFDIKDIEGDRQEGIATVPNRFGTAATRRYSQAANLAIAAAVVALVAGSDLPLEFLSLLAMNGYVACYIPFATPDRGPLYYGFVVDGEHVFLAAVVVGLEWLVW
- the sucC gene encoding ADP-forming succinate--CoA ligase subunit beta; translated protein: MKLHEYQAKQVFADAGIPTPASELASDVDGAVAAAEEIGYPVAIKAQVQVGGRGKAGGIKLVEDEDEAREAADEILGMDLKGYHVDRVLVEEAVDFTNELYVGITMDRGEGKPVAMVSTKGGVNIEEVAEEDPDAIAREHIDPAFGMHPYQARKAVYDAGVDQSIARDVSSVLTTLYQLWDDRDGSDAEINPLMVTSDDEVIAADAVMNIDEDALFRQPELAEMEEEAAGGDELEQKADEYDFDYVRLDGNVGIIGNGAGLVMTTLDLVDHYGGEPANFLDVGGGAKAERIANALDMVFSDDNVDSVVFNIFGGITRGDEVARGINEALEQFDEIPKPVVVRLAGTNWEEGMEILNEDLVTVEQTLEDAVQRAVEYAGEVNE
- a CDS encoding DUF4242 domain-containing protein — its product is MSDQVHEQELEDFLILRDLDETITETELEAAGEQSGEALATLRDEGVDIRWVESEVLTTEDGDVTGTFCHYRAESEAAIREHADRAGLPATRIDRRGEPLEGE
- a CDS encoding Rrf2 family transcriptional regulator encodes the protein MAEITLTTAQRRTVTALVNEYQSIESPVRAKTIAAELGLETESVRRQMGHLRELNLVEGVRGPKGGYRPTDIAYSVLGRRPDEDPEPSVLARDFDRADAVVDEVRFTNVHHPDLCRAHLRFQQSVQEFDEGDTIAVGISPGTELLLAGVIDAIQPTDNVLIVDVARLETPEADSNGDGRNHSASPPDESTFADD